A DNA window from Prochlorococcus marinus XMU1406 contains the following coding sequences:
- the rpoB gene encoding DNA-directed RNA polymerase subunit beta has product MSSSALQVAKTDTYLPDLVEVQRASFKWFLEKGLIEELQNFSPISDYTGKLELHFIGEEYRLKRPRHDVEEAKRRDATFASQMYVTCRLINKETGEIKEQEVFIGELPLMTERGTFIINGAERVIVNQIVRSPGVYFKDELDKNGRRTYNASVIPNRGAWLKFETDKNNLLYVRVDKTRKINAHVLMRAMGLSDNDVVDKLRHPEFYQNSIESANDEGINSEDQALLELYKKLRPGEPPSVSGGQQLLYSRFFDPKRYDLGRVGRYKINKKLRLTVPDDVRTLTHEDVLSTIDYLINLELDIGGASLDDIDHLGNRRVRSVGELLQNQVRVGLNRLERIIKERMTVGETDSLTPAQLVNPKPLVAAIKEFFGSSQLSQFMDQTNPLAELTHKRRISALGPGGLTRERAGFAVRDIHPSHYGRLCPIETPEGPNAGLINSLATHARVNEYGFIETPFWEVNNGKVNKEGNPVYLSADLEDECRVAPGDVATDKDGNIIANLIPVRYRQDFEKVPPHQVDYVQLSPVQVISVATSLIPFLEHDDANRALMGSNMQRQAVPLLRPERPLVGTGLESQVARDSGMVPITKVNGTISYVDANEIVVKDEDGNEHFHYLQKYQRSNQDTCLNQRPIVKIGDRVISGQVLADGSACEGGEIALGQNVLIAYMPWEGYNYEDAILVSERMVTDDLYTSVHIEKYEIEARQTKLGPEEITREIPNISEESLNNLDEMGIIRVGAYVESGDILVGKVTPKGESDQPPEEKLLRAIFGEKARDVRDNSLRVPKTEKGRVLDVRIYTREQGDELPPGANMVVRVYVAQRRKIQVGDKMAGRHGNKGIISRILPREDMPYLPDGTPVDIVLNPLGVPSRMNVGQVFELLMGWAASNLNCRVKVVPFDEMYGAEKSHQTVQAFLEEASKQPGKAWVYNPEDPGKLLLKDGRTGEPFDQPVAVGYSHFLKLVHLVDDKIHARSTGPYSLVTQQPLGGKAQQGGQRLGEMEVWALEAYGAAYTLQELLTVKSDDMQGRNEALNAIVKGKPIPRPGTPESFKVLMRELQSLGLDIGVYTDEGKEVDLMQDINPRRNTPSRPTYESLGTSEYEED; this is encoded by the coding sequence ATGAGCAGTAGCGCTTTACAGGTAGCAAAAACAGATACTTATCTACCAGATTTAGTTGAAGTACAAAGAGCAAGCTTTAAATGGTTTTTGGAAAAGGGTTTAATAGAAGAACTACAAAATTTTTCTCCCATTTCTGATTACACGGGTAAATTAGAATTACATTTCATCGGGGAAGAGTACAGATTAAAAAGACCAAGACATGATGTTGAGGAAGCCAAAAGAAGAGATGCTACTTTCGCATCTCAAATGTATGTAACTTGCAGGTTAATTAATAAAGAGACAGGGGAAATTAAAGAACAAGAAGTATTTATTGGCGAATTACCATTAATGACTGAAAGAGGAACTTTCATCATTAACGGTGCAGAAAGAGTTATTGTTAATCAAATTGTTCGAAGCCCTGGAGTATATTTTAAAGATGAACTGGATAAAAATGGTCGAAGAACTTACAACGCTAGCGTTATTCCTAATAGAGGTGCATGGTTAAAATTCGAGACTGACAAAAATAATTTACTATATGTGAGAGTTGATAAAACTCGAAAAATTAATGCTCATGTTCTTATGAGAGCGATGGGTCTATCCGATAATGATGTTGTCGATAAACTTAGGCATCCTGAGTTTTATCAAAACTCAATTGAGTCAGCTAATGACGAGGGCATAAACTCAGAAGACCAGGCATTGCTTGAGCTTTACAAGAAGCTTCGTCCTGGTGAGCCACCCTCTGTTTCAGGAGGACAACAGCTATTATATAGTAGATTTTTTGATCCCAAAAGATATGATTTAGGCCGAGTTGGTAGATATAAAATAAATAAAAAATTGAGACTTACCGTACCAGATGATGTGAGAACACTTACCCATGAAGATGTTCTTTCTACAATTGACTATTTAATTAATCTAGAATTGGATATTGGAGGAGCAAGTTTGGATGATATTGACCACCTTGGTAATAGAAGGGTTAGATCTGTAGGAGAACTTCTTCAAAATCAAGTTAGGGTTGGACTTAATCGTTTAGAAAGAATTATCAAAGAAAGAATGACTGTAGGAGAAACAGATTCTTTAACTCCTGCTCAACTAGTCAATCCCAAACCTTTGGTTGCTGCCATAAAGGAATTTTTTGGGTCCAGTCAACTAAGTCAGTTCATGGATCAAACTAATCCTTTGGCTGAATTAACACACAAGAGAAGAATCTCAGCATTAGGTCCAGGAGGTTTAACTAGAGAAAGAGCAGGCTTTGCGGTAAGAGACATACACCCTTCACATTACGGAAGATTATGTCCTATCGAGACTCCTGAAGGCCCTAATGCAGGGCTTATAAATTCTTTAGCTACCCATGCAAGAGTTAATGAGTATGGTTTTATTGAAACACCTTTTTGGGAAGTTAATAACGGTAAAGTTAATAAAGAAGGAAATCCTGTTTATCTTTCTGCTGATTTAGAGGATGAGTGTAGGGTAGCTCCAGGAGACGTCGCAACTGACAAGGACGGCAATATAATTGCAAATCTAATACCAGTAAGATACAGACAGGATTTCGAAAAAGTTCCTCCTCATCAAGTTGATTACGTTCAGCTTTCTCCGGTTCAGGTAATTTCAGTCGCTACTTCACTTATTCCTTTCTTGGAACATGATGATGCTAATAGAGCTCTCATGGGCTCAAATATGCAACGCCAAGCCGTTCCATTGCTTAGGCCAGAACGTCCTTTAGTTGGTACAGGTTTAGAATCTCAAGTTGCTAGGGATTCAGGAATGGTTCCCATAACAAAAGTTAATGGAACTATTTCTTACGTAGATGCTAATGAGATTGTCGTTAAAGATGAGGACGGTAACGAACATTTTCATTATCTTCAGAAATATCAAAGATCAAACCAAGATACCTGCCTTAACCAAAGACCTATAGTGAAAATTGGAGATAGAGTGATATCTGGTCAGGTTTTAGCAGATGGATCCGCATGTGAAGGAGGTGAAATAGCCCTTGGTCAAAACGTTTTAATAGCTTACATGCCATGGGAGGGATACAACTACGAAGATGCAATACTTGTAAGCGAGAGGATGGTAACTGATGATTTATATACTTCAGTACATATTGAAAAATATGAAATTGAAGCAAGGCAAACGAAGCTAGGACCTGAAGAAATAACAAGAGAGATTCCCAATATCTCTGAAGAAAGCTTGAATAATCTTGATGAGATGGGAATTATTAGGGTTGGTGCTTATGTGGAGAGTGGAGATATTCTTGTAGGAAAAGTTACTCCAAAAGGAGAATCAGACCAACCACCTGAAGAAAAACTGTTAAGAGCTATTTTTGGTGAAAAGGCTCGAGATGTGAGAGACAATTCCCTCAGAGTACCTAAAACTGAAAAGGGAAGGGTTTTGGATGTTCGCATTTATACTAGAGAACAAGGTGATGAATTACCTCCAGGAGCCAATATGGTTGTTAGAGTTTATGTGGCTCAGAGAAGGAAAATTCAAGTAGGTGACAAAATGGCTGGGAGGCATGGTAATAAAGGGATAATTAGCAGAATCTTACCAAGAGAAGATATGCCTTATTTACCTGATGGAACGCCTGTGGACATTGTTCTGAATCCTCTAGGCGTTCCAAGTAGGATGAACGTAGGCCAAGTTTTTGAATTATTGATGGGTTGGGCAGCCTCCAACTTAAATTGCCGGGTTAAGGTTGTTCCATTTGATGAAATGTATGGAGCTGAAAAATCACATCAAACTGTTCAAGCATTTTTAGAGGAAGCTTCAAAACAGCCAGGTAAAGCATGGGTTTACAATCCTGAAGATCCTGGAAAGTTATTACTTAAAGATGGTAGAACAGGGGAACCCTTCGATCAGCCAGTTGCGGTTGGATACTCTCACTTCCTCAAATTAGTCCATTTGGTGGATGATAAAATTCATGCTAGATCTACTGGTCCTTATTCTTTGGTTACCCAGCAACCATTGGGTGGTAAGGCTCAGCAAGGTGGACAAAGGCTTGGAGAAATGGAAGTATGGGCTCTTGAAGCTTATGGAGCCGCTTATACTCTTCAGGAATTGTTAACAGTAAAATCTGATGATATGCAAGGAAGAAATGAAGCGCTTAATGCAATCGTAAAAGGGAAACCGATCCCTAGGCCTGGTACTCCTGAATCATTTAAAGTTCTTATGAGGGAATTACAATCTCTTGGCTTGGATATAGGGGTTTATACAGATGAAGGAAAAGAAGTAGACTTAATGCAAGATATTAATCCGAGAAGAAATACTCCATCGAGACCGACTTATGAATCACTCGGAACCTCTGAATACGAGGAAGATTAA
- the rpsT gene encoding 30S ribosomal protein S20, with protein MANNKSAKKRIQIAERNRLINKSYKSTVRTLTKKTLENCEKYKKNPNEDNKNLVKTSLNKAFSLIDKAVKKNVLHKNNGANKKSKINNFVKTTFTIK; from the coding sequence GTGGCCAATAACAAATCAGCAAAAAAGAGAATACAAATTGCCGAAAGAAATCGTTTAATAAATAAGTCATATAAATCTACTGTTAGGACTTTAACCAAAAAAACCTTAGAGAATTGCGAAAAATATAAAAAAAATCCTAATGAGGATAATAAAAATTTAGTGAAAACGAGTCTTAATAAAGCTTTTAGTTTAATTGATAAAGCAGTTAAAAAAAATGTTCTTCATAAGAATAACGGTGCTAATAAAAAATCGAAAATCAACAATTTTGTAAAAACTACATTTACCATAAAATAA
- a CDS encoding TatD family hydrolase translates to MSDIELIDSHCHLIFENFEKDLEDVVLRLRSKGVKKLVHACCELKEIPKLKQISHEFNEIYYSVGLHPLEAKKWEESSKSLLRQSVQEDRRVVAIGELGLDFFKNENKNQQIEALIPQMELAYELQLPVIIHCRDAANEMIEICSDLAKKGKCPSGVLHCWTGTPKEMEQFLDLGFYISFSGIVTFPKAYEIQECAKIVPNDKYLIETDSPFLAPVPHRGKRNEPAFVENVANFMAELRSTELITIARESSKNAEDLFKFDLLI, encoded by the coding sequence ATGAGCGATATTGAACTCATAGACTCCCACTGTCATTTAATATTTGAAAATTTCGAAAAAGATCTTGAAGATGTTGTACTAAGATTACGTTCTAAAGGTGTAAAAAAATTAGTTCATGCTTGTTGTGAATTAAAAGAAATTCCAAAGTTGAAGCAAATATCTCATGAATTTAATGAAATTTACTATTCAGTTGGTTTGCATCCGCTAGAAGCAAAAAAATGGGAAGAAAGCTCAAAATCTCTTTTAAGACAATCAGTACAAGAAGACAGAAGAGTAGTAGCTATTGGGGAATTAGGTTTGGATTTTTTTAAAAATGAAAATAAAAATCAGCAAATTGAAGCACTTATTCCGCAAATGGAGTTAGCATATGAGCTTCAATTACCTGTAATTATCCATTGTAGAGATGCTGCAAATGAAATGATTGAGATATGTAGTGATCTCGCAAAAAAAGGAAAATGTCCTAGTGGTGTACTGCATTGTTGGACAGGAACCCCTAAAGAAATGGAGCAATTCTTGGATCTTGGATTTTACATAAGTTTTAGTGGAATAGTAACTTTCCCAAAAGCATATGAAATTCAAGAGTGTGCCAAAATAGTCCCAAATGATAAATATCTAATTGAAACTGACTCGCCATTTTTAGCTCCTGTCCCTCATAGGGGTAAAAGAAATGAACCTGCATTTGTTGAAAATGTTGCCAATTTTATGGCAGAATTAAGATCTACTGAACTAATCACAATTGCTAGAGAGTCATCTAAGAATGCTGAAGATTTGTTTAAATTTGACTTGTTAATTTGA
- the hisD gene encoding histidinol dehydrogenase has protein sequence MKIISNKKEAIEELKRISSRTNSENNNKINTIVEKILQEVKISGDKAVEKYTKKFDGFDPYPMQVSADQIKNAWDEIDNNLKRSLELAHKRIHKFHEKEIPQSFTIKGEYGDIVQRKWRPVKNAGIYIPGGRAAYPSTVLMNAIPAKVAGVEEIIMVSPGNKEGEINKTVLAAAHLSGINKVFRIGGAQAIGALAFGTNQINKVDVISGPGNIYVTTAKKLIYGSTGIDSLAGPSEILIIADETAQSTHISSDLLAQAEHDPLASSILLTTSKYQAKEVLEELYKKIDNHPRKEICMQSIKNWGLIVICENYESCVELSNNFAPEHLEILTIDSKKILAGIENAGAIFLGKWTPEAVGDYLAGPNHTLPTSGNSRFSGSLGVETFMKNTSIIEFNEESLKVNSLDIINLAKSEGLHSHANSVQIRFED, from the coding sequence ATGAAGATTATAAGTAATAAAAAAGAAGCTATTGAAGAATTAAAAAGGATTTCTAGCCGAACTAATTCTGAAAACAATAATAAGATAAATACAATTGTTGAAAAAATTCTTCAAGAGGTCAAAATCTCTGGAGATAAAGCAGTAGAAAAATATACAAAAAAATTTGATGGTTTCGACCCTTACCCTATGCAAGTGAGTGCGGATCAAATAAAAAATGCATGGGATGAAATTGATAATAATTTGAAGCGCTCACTTGAGTTAGCTCATAAAAGAATTCATAAATTCCATGAAAAAGAAATTCCTCAATCTTTCACTATAAAAGGCGAATATGGTGATATAGTCCAAAGAAAATGGAGACCCGTTAAAAATGCAGGTATTTATATTCCTGGAGGTAGAGCTGCTTATCCCAGTACTGTATTAATGAATGCAATACCTGCAAAAGTAGCAGGAGTTGAAGAGATTATAATGGTATCTCCTGGGAATAAAGAAGGAGAAATAAACAAAACTGTTTTAGCGGCAGCTCACTTATCAGGGATCAATAAAGTTTTTAGAATTGGAGGAGCTCAAGCAATCGGTGCTTTAGCATTTGGCACAAATCAAATCAATAAAGTTGATGTTATTTCAGGTCCAGGAAATATATATGTCACAACTGCGAAAAAACTCATTTATGGCTCCACTGGGATTGATTCTTTAGCTGGTCCAAGTGAAATATTAATCATTGCAGATGAAACAGCTCAAAGCACTCATATATCATCTGATCTACTAGCGCAAGCAGAACATGATCCTTTAGCTTCATCAATACTTCTAACTACATCAAAGTACCAGGCAAAAGAAGTTCTAGAAGAACTTTATAAAAAAATAGATAATCATCCAAGAAAAGAAATTTGCATGCAATCAATAAAAAATTGGGGATTAATTGTGATTTGCGAGAATTATGAATCATGTGTTGAACTAAGCAATAATTTCGCCCCTGAACACCTAGAAATTCTTACTATAGATTCAAAAAAAATTCTTGCAGGCATAGAAAATGCAGGAGCGATATTTTTAGGGAAATGGACCCCAGAAGCTGTTGGAGATTATCTTGCTGGACCGAATCATACTTTACCCACATCAGGAAATTCTAGATTTAGCGGTTCTTTGGGGGTTGAAACTTTTATGAAAAATACTTCAATAATAGAATTTAATGAAGAAAGTCTAAAAGTTAATAGCCTTGATATTATTAATCTTGCTAAAAGTGAGGGCTTACATAGCCACGCTAACTCAGTACAAATAAGATTTGAAGATTAG